A region from the Panicum hallii strain FIL2 chromosome 1, PHallii_v3.1, whole genome shotgun sequence genome encodes:
- the LOC112886426 gene encoding fatty acid desaturase DES2, producing the protein MGAGGRMTEKEREKQEQLGRAGGGAAMQRSPVDKPPFTLGQIKKAIPPHCFERSIIKSFSYVVHDLVIVAALLYFALVIVPALPSPLHLAAWPLYWIAQGCVCTGVWVIAHECGHHAFSDYSLLDDVVGLVLHSSLMVPYFSWKYSHRRHHSNTGSLERDEVFVPKKKEALPWYTPYVYNNPVGRLLHIVVQLTLGWPLYLTTNASGRPYPRFACHYDPYGPIYNDRERAQIFISDAGVMAVSFGLYKLAATFGFWWVVRVYAVPLLIVNAWLVLITYLQHTHPALPHYDSSEWDWLRGALATMDRDYGILNRVFHNITDTHVAHHLFSTMPHYHAMEATKAIKPILGEYYQFDPTPVAKATWREARECIYVEPEDRKGVFWYNNKF; encoded by the coding sequence ATGGGTGCCGGCGGCAGGATGACGGAGAAGGAGCGGGAGAAGCAGGAGCAGCTCGGccgtgccggcggcggcgcggcaatGCAGCGCTCGCCGGTGGACAAGCCGCCGTTCACGCTGGGTCAGATCAAGAAGGCCATCCCGCCGCACTGCTTCGAGCGCTCCATCATCAAGTCCTTCTCCTACGTGGTCCACGACCTGGTCATCGTCGCGGCGCTTCTGTACTTCGCGCTGGTCATCGTCCCGGCCCTCCCGAGcccgctccacctcgccgcctgGCCGCTCTACTGGATCGCGCAGGGCTGCGTGTGCACCGGCGTGTGGGTCATCGCGCACGAGTGCGGCCACCACGCCTTCTCGGACTACTCGCTCCTGGACGACGTCGTCGGCCTGGTGCTGCACTCGTCGCTGATGGTGCCGTACTTCTCGTGGAAGTACAGCCACCGGCGCCACCACTCCAACACCGGCTCCCTGGAGCGTGACGAGGTGTTCGTCCCCAAGAAGAAGGAAGCGCTGCCGTGGTACACCCCGTACGTGTACAACAACCCCGTCGGCCGGCTTCTGCACATCGTCGTGCAGCTCACCCTGGGGTGGCCGCTGTACCTGACCACCAACGCGTCGGGGCGCCCGTACCCGCGCTTCGCCTGCCACTACGACCCCTACGGTCCGATCTACAACGACCGGGAGCGCGCCCAGATCTTCATCTCCGACGCCGGCGTCATGGCCGTGTCGTTCGGGCTGTACAAGCTGGCGGCGACGTTCGGGTTCTGGTGGGTGGTGCGCGTCTACGCCGTGCCGCTGCTGATCGTGAACGCGTGGCTGGTGCTCATCACCTACCTGCAGCACACCCACCCAGCGCTCCCCCACTACGACTCGAGCGAGTGGGACTGGCTGCGCGGGGCGCTGGCCACCATGGACCGCGACTACGGCATCCTCAACCGCGTGTTTCACAACATCACGGACACGCACGTCGCGCACCACCTCTTCTCCACCATGCCGCACTACCACGCCATGGAGGCGACCAAGGCGATCAAGCCCATCCTTGGCGAGTACTACCAGTTCGACCCCACGCCCGTCGCCAAGGCGACCTGGCGCGAGGCCAGGGAGTGCATCTACGTCGAGCCCGAGGACCGCAAGGGCGTCTTCTGGTATAACAACAAGTTCTAG